The Pygocentrus nattereri isolate fPygNat1 chromosome 2, fPygNat1.pri, whole genome shotgun sequence genome has a window encoding:
- the LOC108415410 gene encoding macrophage mannose receptor 1-like, with the protein MSSALYLVLLFSALWTLSFCWTRQFYVVNEKKTWTDAQKYCRENFTDLATIESQEEMNALLPVLNGKTGYFWIGLRQKENANNTCFQGAPAGLPMTSGVNRCWTWSDGSYFSYSKWNSGEPNNAGTDNCGDLRSANRYRWNDGLCSYTNQFVCYNKIPLILIHQKKTWREALSYCRENHVDLVSVHTKEIQHWVEKAVYYASTANVWMGLRHTCAQSFWFWVSGSTMCYQNWAPGNGTGVEDCSGGERTGAVQSGSKQWVSLPEDHRLNFICTLKET; encoded by the exons ATGAGTTCAGCTCTGTATCTGGTCCTGCTTTTCTCAG CTCTGTGGACTCTCTCCTTCTGTTGGACTCGTCAATTTTATGTGGTGAATGAAAAGAAGACCTGGACTGACGCTCAGAAATACTGCAGAGAGAACTTCACTGACCTGGCCACCATTGAGAGTCAAGAGGAGATGAACGCTCTGTTACCTGTTCTCAATGGGAAAACAGGCTATTTCTGGATTGGactgagacagaaagaaaatgcGAACAACACT TGTTTCCAAGGAGCTCCTGCAGGGCTGCCGATGACCAGTGGGGTCAACCGG TGCTGGACGTGGTCAGATGGGAGTTACTTCTCATACAGCAAATGGAACTCTGGGGAACCAAACAACGCTGGCACTGATAACTGTGGAGACTTACGAAGTGCAAATAGATACAGGTGGAATGATGGACTCTGCAGTTACACAAATCAATTCGTCTGCTATAACA AGATTCCACTCATCCTGATTCATCAGAAGAAGACATGGAGAGAAGCTCTGAGCTACTGCAGAGAGAATCATGTGGATCTGGTTTCTGTTCACACTAAGGAAATCCAGCACTGGGTGGAAAAAGCTGTTTATTATGCCTCCACTGCTAATGTGTGGATGGGTCTGCGTCACACCTGTGCTCAGAGCTTCTGGTTCTGGGTGAGTGGATCGACTATGTGCTACCAGAACTGGGCTCCGGGGAACGGGACAGGGGTGGAAGACTGCAGTGGAGGAGAAAGAACAGGAGCGGTGCAGTCTGGGAGTAAGCAGTGGGTCAGTCTGCCAGAGGATCACAGACTCAACTTCATCTGCACTCTTAAGG AGACCTAG